One region of Carya illinoinensis cultivar Pawnee chromosome 8, C.illinoinensisPawnee_v1, whole genome shotgun sequence genomic DNA includes:
- the LOC122274785 gene encoding RING-H2 finger protein ATL80-like: protein MTRSFRILAEASSPTTNTTDSGEPVTVDSDFVVILAALLCALICVLGLVAVARCAWLRRLSTFGAINAAATTSSSTAPQPPPATASSANKGLKKKILKSLPKLTFTTESAAKFSSSECAICLSEFTHGDEILVLPQCGHAFHVACIETWLGSHSSCPSCRQILVVARCQKCGGPQAEARYNEQVGGANRFLP from the coding sequence ATGACTCGTTCGTTCAGAATTCTGGCCGAGGCGAGCTCGCCGACCACCAATACGACCGATTCGGGCGAACCGGTAACCGTCGATTCGGACTTCGTGGTGATCCTCGCGGCCCTCCTCTGCGCCCTCATCTGCGTGCTCGGCCTCGTCGCCGTCGCTCGCTGCGCCTGGCTCCGCCGCCTCTCCACCTTCGGAGCCATCAACGCCGCCGCCACCACATCATCCTCGACGGCACCGCAGCCTCCACCTGCGACTGCTTCTTCGGCCAACAAAGGACTGAAAAAGAAGATCCTCAAGTCCCTCCCGAAGCTCACCTTCACTACTGAGTCCGCCGCCAAATTCTCCTCCTCCGAGTGCGCCATATGCCTGTCCGAATTCACCCATGGCGACGAGATCCTCGTGCTGCCTCAGTGCGGCCACGCCTTCCACGTGGCCTGCATCGAGACGTGGCTCGGATCCCACTCCTCCTGCCCCTCCTGCCGTCAGATCCTGGTGGTCGCCAGATGTCAGAAGTGCGGCGGACCTCAAGCCGAGGCCAGATACAATGAGCAAGTAGGCGGTGCCAATAGGTTCTTGCCCTAA